In the Arthrobacter zhaoxinii genome, one interval contains:
- a CDS encoding DUF72 domain-containing protein: MSIHIGTSGWAYNHWRNVLYPKGVPARVWLEKYASEFDTVEFNGSFYRWPREEAFAAYRDRLPEGYVFSVKAPRGLTHGRKLRDPDEWIGRIERCFTALGDRSGVFLLQLSPDMERDDGRLDYLLAKLPDTIRVTVEFRHDSWNHEEVFRLLERHGAAYTVMSGAHLPCMLRATAPFVYVRLHGPNPEQLYVDSYTEEDLQWWAARIREWNSAGKDVYAYFNNDLEGHAVRNARRLRELTSM; this comes from the coding sequence GTGAGCATCCATATCGGAACATCGGGCTGGGCCTACAACCACTGGCGCAATGTGCTGTACCCAAAGGGCGTGCCGGCCCGGGTATGGCTGGAAAAGTATGCGAGTGAATTCGACACCGTGGAGTTCAACGGCAGCTTTTACCGCTGGCCCCGCGAGGAGGCGTTTGCCGCCTACCGGGACCGATTGCCGGAAGGGTACGTCTTTTCGGTCAAGGCTCCCCGGGGACTCACCCACGGGCGGAAGCTGCGGGATCCGGACGAATGGATCGGCCGGATCGAGCGCTGTTTCACCGCACTGGGAGACCGCAGCGGAGTGTTCCTGCTTCAGCTTTCCCCGGACATGGAGCGCGACGACGGCCGCCTGGATTACCTCCTGGCGAAACTTCCCGACACCATCAGGGTGACGGTGGAGTTCCGCCACGACAGCTGGAATCACGAAGAAGTCTTCCGGCTGCTGGAACGCCACGGCGCCGCCTACACCGTCATGAGCGGGGCGCACCTGCCCTGCATGCTGCGCGCCACCGCCCCGTTTGTGTACGTCCGCCTGCACGGACCGAACCCGGAGCAGCTCTACGTCGATTCCTACACGGAGGAAGACCTGCAGTGGTGGGCGGCCCGGATCCGCGAGTGGAACTCCGCGGGCAAAGACGTGTACGCCTACTTCAACAACGACCTCGAGGGGCATGCGGTCCGGAACGCCCGACGGCTGCGCGAACTTACATCGATGTGA
- a CDS encoding SRPBCC family protein, translating into MRDQFPDGVLPDEDFLHMVRDLPSGPTAIYEAWMDLARITSWWGAAGFIVPPDRISAHQHVGGDYQACMVNTATGDEFWWGGEYLVLDPPHRLEVTQQWQQPDGAPAGPKRVIKVELHPMDTGEGPPVTRMTFREGPFAAADGEIEGYESGWNESFNRLAGYLARQRGPE; encoded by the coding sequence ATGCGTGATCAATTTCCCGACGGCGTGCTGCCGGATGAGGATTTCCTGCACATGGTGCGGGATCTGCCGTCCGGTCCAACCGCAATCTACGAGGCATGGATGGATCTGGCCCGAATTACCTCCTGGTGGGGCGCGGCGGGTTTTATTGTCCCGCCGGACCGCATCTCCGCCCATCAGCACGTCGGCGGGGACTACCAGGCGTGCATGGTCAATACCGCTACCGGCGACGAATTCTGGTGGGGCGGTGAATACCTGGTCCTCGATCCGCCGCACCGATTGGAAGTGACGCAGCAGTGGCAGCAGCCGGACGGTGCTCCTGCGGGCCCGAAGCGGGTGATCAAAGTCGAGCTGCACCCTATGGACACCGGGGAAGGGCCCCCCGTCACCCGCATGACGTTCCGGGAGGGGCCCTTCGCTGCAGCAGACGGGGAAATCGAAGGATACGAAAGCGGGTGGAACGAGTCCTTCAACCGGCTGGCCGGCTATCTGGCCCGACAACGCGGACCGGAGTGA
- the putP gene encoding sodium/proline symporter PutP yields MTDQTYKVIAMTIYMLAMLAIGWWAYRKTNSLDDYMLAGRDLKPGVAALSAGASDMSGWLLMGLPGAIYVSGLVEGWIAVGLTVGAWLNWKFVAPRLRAYTMVANNSITVPSFLENRLRDRSRLLRVVSGLIILVFFTFYVSSGMVAGGVFFESSFGSSYVTGMLIVAVVTIAYTLFGGFLAASYTDVVQGLMMVAALVLVPVVGLVKVGGFGGMTDSLREVNPELLDPVAGGTALGIISALAWGLGYFGQPHIIVRFMALRSPADAKAGRRIGVGWMLFSVVGAILTALVGVAYFQQNNLTLDEPEAVFLSLAQIFFHPLVAGFVLAAVLAAIMSTISSQLIVTSSALVEDLYRIALRREASPRSLVMLGRLGVLVVSVISILIALGRNDTILDLVGFAWAGFGASFGPTILLALFWRRLSTAGALTGMIAGALTAYIWGSVDALSGTLYEIVPGFIINVVLTVVVSLFTHKPSAEVDAEFSDAARLAKEPAQAPEPAAVG; encoded by the coding sequence ATGACAGATCAGACGTACAAAGTGATCGCCATGACGATCTATATGCTGGCCATGCTGGCGATCGGCTGGTGGGCCTACCGCAAAACCAACAGCCTGGATGACTACATGCTGGCGGGACGGGACCTGAAACCCGGCGTCGCCGCCCTGAGCGCCGGGGCGTCGGACATGTCCGGGTGGCTGTTGATGGGCCTGCCTGGCGCCATCTACGTCTCGGGACTGGTGGAAGGCTGGATTGCCGTAGGCCTGACCGTCGGGGCCTGGCTGAACTGGAAGTTCGTGGCACCCCGCCTCCGCGCCTACACCATGGTCGCGAACAACTCCATCACGGTGCCCAGCTTCCTGGAGAACCGGCTTCGGGACCGTTCGCGGCTGCTGCGGGTGGTCTCAGGCCTGATCATTCTGGTCTTCTTCACGTTCTACGTCTCCTCCGGCATGGTTGCCGGCGGTGTCTTCTTCGAAAGCTCCTTCGGCTCCTCCTATGTGACCGGCATGCTGATTGTCGCCGTCGTGACGATTGCCTACACGCTCTTCGGCGGATTCCTCGCGGCCAGCTACACCGACGTGGTGCAGGGCCTGATGATGGTGGCAGCCCTGGTGCTGGTTCCCGTGGTTGGCCTGGTCAAGGTGGGCGGCTTCGGCGGTATGACCGATTCCCTCCGCGAGGTGAACCCGGAGCTGCTGGACCCGGTTGCCGGCGGCACTGCCCTCGGCATCATTTCCGCACTCGCCTGGGGGCTGGGCTACTTCGGCCAGCCGCACATCATTGTCCGCTTCATGGCGCTGCGCTCCCCCGCCGATGCGAAAGCCGGCCGCCGGATCGGCGTCGGCTGGATGCTGTTCAGCGTGGTCGGTGCCATCCTCACCGCACTGGTGGGTGTGGCGTACTTCCAGCAGAACAACCTGACCCTCGATGAGCCCGAGGCGGTCTTCCTGAGCCTGGCGCAGATCTTCTTCCACCCGCTGGTGGCCGGTTTTGTCCTGGCCGCCGTGCTGGCCGCGATCATGAGCACCATTTCCTCCCAGCTGATCGTTACGTCGTCAGCACTGGTGGAAGACCTGTACCGGATTGCGCTTCGCCGCGAGGCTTCCCCGCGGTCCCTGGTGATGCTCGGCCGGCTCGGCGTCCTGGTGGTCTCGGTGATTTCCATCCTGATTGCGCTGGGCCGCAATGACACCATCCTTGACCTGGTGGGCTTCGCCTGGGCCGGATTCGGCGCTTCGTTCGGACCGACCATCCTCCTGGCCCTGTTCTGGCGCCGCCTGAGCACCGCCGGGGCACTGACGGGCATGATTGCCGGCGCCCTCACCGCCTACATCTGGGGCAGCGTGGATGCGCTTTCGGGAACCCTGTACGAGATTGTTCCCGGTTTCATCATCAATGTGGTCCTGACCGTGGTGGTGAGCCTGTTCACCCACAAGCCCTCCGCGGAGGTTGACGCCGAATTCAGCGACGCCGCCCGGTTGGCGAAGGAACCGGCGCAGGCGCCGGAGCCTGCCGCAGTCGGCTAG
- a CDS encoding L-lactate permease, whose translation MDSFTPSTDPVLNSVALSALVALLPLLTFFFLLAFAKTRAYVAGAWALLVALAVGVFGFGMPLGLALLSATQGAAFGLFPVVWIIVMAVWLYQVTVLSGRFEDLRRVFDAIGGGDLRVQAILVAFCFGGLLEALAGFGAPVAITVTMLLALGIAPIRAATAVLVANTAPVAFGALAIPITTAANLTNYTGDEIGAVVGRQTPVLALFVPLILLFILDGRRGLRDCWPIALFTGVVFSIFQFLCSNYFSYELTDIVASLVALLAAVGFLRFWHPRNGGEAGQRMKAELAEARAGGWTPSGTGAASDVLTSADDTAEDRLTPSRAWMALFPYVAVIVIFGFVNLWTLGIDVPEALAKTNIEIPWPVLHEALLDSNGQTQSSTIYSFEWLISPGTLLLVTGLIVALVYSRFNENGRYPLTMGAAVREIWTTTVRMRSAALTILGVLALAYVMNFSGQTVSIGTWLAATGGFFAFLSPVLGWIGTAVTGSDTSANALFAKLQQTAGIEAGLDPQLMVAANTGGGVMGKLISPQNLAIGAAAVNMSGQESVLLRKVIGWSVLLLLALCILVYLQSTPVLEWMLP comes from the coding sequence ATGGACAGCTTCACCCCAAGCACCGATCCCGTCCTCAACAGCGTTGCCCTGTCCGCTCTGGTGGCGCTGCTTCCGCTGCTGACGTTTTTCTTCCTGCTGGCCTTCGCCAAAACGCGGGCGTATGTAGCCGGAGCGTGGGCACTGCTGGTGGCGCTCGCCGTCGGGGTCTTCGGTTTCGGCATGCCTCTTGGTCTGGCACTGCTCTCCGCCACGCAGGGCGCGGCCTTCGGGCTGTTCCCCGTGGTCTGGATCATCGTGATGGCCGTGTGGCTGTATCAGGTGACAGTGCTCAGTGGCCGGTTTGAGGACCTGCGAAGGGTCTTCGACGCGATCGGCGGCGGAGACCTGAGAGTGCAGGCCATCCTGGTGGCCTTCTGCTTCGGCGGGCTCCTGGAAGCCCTCGCCGGGTTCGGCGCCCCGGTGGCCATTACCGTGACCATGCTGCTGGCCCTGGGCATCGCTCCGATCCGGGCAGCCACGGCGGTGCTGGTGGCCAACACCGCCCCGGTAGCCTTTGGCGCTTTGGCCATCCCCATCACCACCGCCGCCAACCTGACCAACTACACCGGCGACGAGATCGGTGCCGTGGTGGGCCGGCAGACACCGGTGCTGGCCCTGTTTGTGCCGCTGATCCTGCTGTTCATCCTGGACGGACGCCGCGGCCTGCGGGACTGCTGGCCCATAGCCCTGTTCACCGGCGTCGTCTTCTCCATCTTCCAGTTCCTTTGCTCAAACTATTTCTCCTACGAACTCACCGATATCGTGGCCTCCCTCGTGGCCTTGCTGGCCGCCGTAGGGTTCCTGCGCTTCTGGCATCCGCGCAACGGAGGCGAGGCCGGCCAGCGGATGAAAGCAGAACTGGCAGAGGCACGGGCCGGTGGATGGACGCCCTCGGGTACCGGCGCGGCGTCGGACGTCCTGACCTCGGCGGATGACACCGCTGAGGATCGGCTGACCCCGTCCCGGGCGTGGATGGCGCTGTTCCCGTATGTGGCAGTCATTGTCATTTTCGGCTTTGTGAACCTGTGGACGCTGGGCATCGACGTGCCCGAGGCACTCGCGAAGACCAACATCGAAATCCCGTGGCCGGTGCTGCATGAGGCCCTGCTGGACAGCAACGGCCAGACCCAGTCCTCCACGATCTATTCCTTCGAATGGCTGATCAGCCCAGGTACGCTACTGCTGGTCACGGGCCTGATAGTCGCCCTGGTCTACTCGCGCTTCAATGAAAACGGCCGGTATCCGCTGACCATGGGAGCGGCGGTGCGGGAAATCTGGACGACGACGGTGCGGATGCGTTCCGCGGCGCTGACCATCCTTGGGGTGCTGGCACTGGCGTACGTGATGAACTTTTCCGGGCAGACCGTGTCCATCGGTACCTGGCTGGCTGCCACCGGCGGCTTCTTTGCCTTCCTCTCCCCCGTGCTCGGCTGGATCGGTACGGCCGTCACCGGTTCCGATACCTCCGCCAACGCCCTGTTCGCCAAGCTGCAGCAGACAGCCGGAATTGAAGCCGGCCTGGATCCCCAGCTCATGGTTGCCGCCAACACCGGAGGCGGCGTGATGGGCAAGCTGATCAGCCCGCAGAATCTGGCCATCGGTGCGGCCGCCGTGAATATGAGCGGGCAGGAATCGGTGCTGCTGCGCAAAGTGATCGGCTGGAGCGTGCTGCTGCTCCTGGCCCTGTGCATCCTGGTTTATCTGCAGTCCACTCCCGTCCTCGAGTGGATGCTGCCGTAA
- a CDS encoding methylenetetrahydrofolate reductase — MTEDPTETPSAPARLLTDFSLEMTGKDIGALQEAQPSLPAGTRINVTFLGNEDLPMRVAAAATVRAGGFVPVPHISARRLESREDLGKFLAALEEADATRELFVVGGDPVSPLGPFPDALSVIRSEMLPGHGVRAVSISGYPEGHPDIDTDTLWKALQDKISALDQGGLEASITTQFGFDVAPVLTWLEELRSRGVNAPVRIGVPGPAGVKRLLGYARRFGVASSAGIAHKYGFSLTNLLGTAGPDRFIQDLGQALSPALHGDVRLHFYTFGGIKTTAEWVHGYRS; from the coding sequence ATGACTGAAGACCCCACGGAAACGCCGTCCGCCCCCGCTCGGCTCCTCACCGACTTCTCGCTCGAGATGACCGGCAAGGACATCGGCGCACTCCAGGAAGCGCAGCCTTCCCTCCCCGCGGGGACGCGGATCAACGTGACCTTCCTGGGGAATGAAGACCTGCCGATGCGCGTCGCCGCTGCGGCGACGGTCCGGGCCGGCGGGTTCGTTCCCGTTCCGCATATTTCCGCGCGGCGGCTGGAGTCCCGGGAAGACCTCGGCAAGTTCCTGGCGGCGCTCGAGGAAGCCGACGCCACGCGTGAACTCTTTGTGGTCGGCGGAGACCCGGTCTCCCCGCTGGGCCCCTTTCCTGACGCGCTGTCCGTGATCCGCAGCGAGATGCTCCCAGGGCACGGGGTCCGCGCCGTTAGCATCAGCGGCTATCCCGAAGGACATCCGGACATTGATACCGACACCCTCTGGAAGGCTCTGCAAGACAAAATCTCCGCGCTGGACCAGGGCGGACTGGAGGCTTCGATCACCACGCAGTTCGGTTTCGACGTCGCTCCCGTCCTCACCTGGCTTGAGGAACTTCGCAGCCGCGGTGTGAATGCACCCGTCCGGATCGGCGTCCCCGGGCCCGCCGGCGTGAAGCGCCTCCTGGGTTATGCCCGCCGGTTCGGTGTTGCCTCCTCGGCAGGAATCGCCCACAAGTACGGGTTTTCCCTGACCAATCTGCTCGGCACGGCCGGCCCGGACCGGTTCATCCAGGACCTGGGCCAGGCTCTTTCACCGGCGCTCCACGGCGATGTCCGGCTGCATTTCTACACGTTCGGCGGAATCAAAACCACGGCGGAATGGGTGCACGGATACCGCAGCTGA
- a CDS encoding GntR family transcriptional regulator, translating into MPPGADGSPRIQDTIRQDIIFGRLSPGMRITEASLAERYGISRVPVREALRALEAEGFVDSRPYAGSTVSEIPVDEADDLFAVRAVVEAATARRAAGHAARQLGTGVPDGTWWEARRTIAGILDAGDAAVAAGDLHLLPDLNVRFHLGVAALAGSPSLTALLRQLAGKIEWLYAADVESRGKDSWSEHRRIMAAVDAGETARAAELMEAHVRQSRSGYLSRFGSSRD; encoded by the coding sequence ATGCCGCCGGGCGCTGACGGCTCCCCGCGCATCCAGGACACGATCCGGCAGGACATCATCTTCGGCCGGCTGAGCCCCGGAATGCGCATCACGGAGGCGTCGCTGGCGGAAAGGTACGGCATCTCCCGGGTGCCGGTGCGCGAGGCGCTGCGGGCGCTGGAGGCGGAGGGGTTCGTGGACTCGCGGCCCTACGCAGGATCCACGGTTTCGGAGATACCCGTGGACGAAGCCGATGACCTGTTTGCCGTGCGTGCAGTGGTGGAAGCCGCCACTGCGCGCCGGGCGGCAGGGCATGCCGCCCGCCAGCTAGGCACCGGCGTTCCGGACGGAACGTGGTGGGAGGCACGGAGGACTATTGCCGGGATTCTCGACGCCGGGGACGCCGCAGTGGCCGCCGGGGACCTGCACCTGCTGCCGGATTTGAATGTGCGCTTCCACCTCGGTGTTGCGGCGCTGGCCGGGAGCCCGTCACTGACCGCCCTGCTGCGCCAGCTCGCGGGCAAGATCGAATGGCTGTACGCGGCCGACGTCGAGTCCCGCGGCAAGGACTCGTGGAGCGAGCACCGCAGGATCATGGCCGCGGTCGACGCCGGGGAGACGGCCCGTGCAGCGGAGCTGATGGAGGCCCACGTCCGGCAGTCCCGCTCGGGCTACCTGAGCCGGTTCGGTTCGTCACGGGACTAA
- a CDS encoding gamma-glutamyltransferase family protein translates to MTYTAPASFTTRPTLQGTFGMSASTHWLATASAQAVLERGGNAFDAAVAGAFVLHVVEPHLNGPGGDMTGIFATAENPKEPVVLMGQGPAPAAATREHYLAEGLELVPGAGALAAAVPAAVDAWLLLLRDHGTWELADVLAFAVDYARSGHPVLGRVGATIESVAELFTEHWPTSAAQWMPEDRVPREGEIIRNEAYAKVLDRLIGAGAGAGSRAERIDAARHEWRGGFVARAAAEFAAAPHRHSSGTDHAGVITAADFAAFEAGFEPAVTFDFRGYTIAKTGAWGQGPALLQTLAILAGFDDERLDPSTVLGAHTILEAQKLAIADREAYYGDAEVPLDYLLSEDYAAERRALITDRASSAFRPGTVPGHTPFVPPLRTEYLPPALAGAGGAGFAGVGEPTVMPTGETRGDTCHIDVVDRWGNMVSATPSGGWLQSSPTIPELGFCLGSRLQMTWLEEGAPSTLAPGKRPRTTLTPTLVLKDGKPVVALGSPGGDQQDQWQLLYLLRTIVGGYTPQQAIDAPALHTTSIPGSFWPRTWTPCGAVVEDRLGEDVIAGLEARGHAVTRAGDWALGRLSAVVREPDSGLLQAAANPRGAQGYAAGR, encoded by the coding sequence ATGACCTACACCGCCCCGGCTTCCTTCACTACCCGGCCCACCCTGCAGGGCACGTTCGGCATGAGCGCGTCGACGCATTGGCTTGCCACGGCTTCGGCGCAGGCCGTGCTCGAGCGTGGTGGAAATGCCTTCGATGCCGCGGTGGCGGGTGCCTTTGTGCTGCATGTCGTGGAACCGCACCTCAATGGTCCGGGCGGGGACATGACCGGCATTTTCGCGACGGCGGAGAACCCGAAAGAACCGGTGGTGCTGATGGGCCAGGGGCCGGCTCCCGCCGCAGCCACCCGGGAGCATTACCTCGCTGAAGGACTGGAACTGGTGCCCGGTGCCGGTGCCCTCGCCGCAGCAGTTCCCGCCGCCGTCGATGCGTGGTTGCTGCTGCTGCGGGACCACGGCACCTGGGAACTGGCCGACGTCCTGGCCTTCGCGGTGGATTATGCCCGCAGCGGCCACCCCGTCCTGGGCCGTGTCGGCGCCACCATCGAGTCCGTGGCGGAGCTGTTCACCGAGCACTGGCCCACCTCGGCCGCACAGTGGATGCCCGAAGACCGGGTTCCGCGGGAGGGCGAAATTATCCGCAACGAGGCCTACGCCAAGGTGCTGGACCGCCTGATCGGGGCCGGCGCCGGCGCGGGCAGCCGGGCCGAACGGATCGATGCCGCCCGGCACGAATGGCGCGGGGGTTTTGTGGCACGTGCCGCCGCCGAGTTCGCGGCCGCACCGCACCGCCATTCCTCGGGCACCGACCATGCCGGCGTTATAACCGCCGCAGACTTCGCGGCGTTTGAAGCGGGATTTGAACCTGCCGTCACGTTCGACTTCCGCGGCTACACCATTGCCAAAACCGGGGCCTGGGGGCAGGGGCCGGCGCTGCTGCAGACCCTGGCCATCCTCGCCGGTTTCGACGACGAACGGCTGGATCCTTCCACCGTGCTGGGCGCCCACACCATTCTCGAGGCCCAGAAGCTGGCGATCGCGGACCGCGAGGCGTACTACGGTGACGCGGAAGTTCCACTCGACTACCTGCTCAGCGAGGACTATGCCGCGGAACGCCGCGCGCTCATCACGGACCGGGCTTCCTCCGCTTTTCGCCCCGGCACGGTGCCCGGCCACACGCCCTTTGTGCCGCCGCTGCGCACCGAGTACCTGCCGCCCGCCCTGGCCGGAGCGGGCGGCGCTGGCTTTGCCGGCGTCGGCGAACCGACGGTGATGCCCACCGGCGAGACCCGCGGGGACACCTGCCACATCGACGTCGTGGACCGGTGGGGCAACATGGTTTCCGCCACCCCGTCGGGAGGCTGGCTGCAGTCCTCCCCGACCATCCCGGAACTCGGTTTCTGCCTGGGCTCGCGGCTGCAGATGACCTGGCTGGAAGAGGGCGCCCCGTCCACCCTGGCTCCGGGGAAACGGCCCCGCACCACCCTGACCCCTACGTTGGTCCTGAAGGACGGCAAACCGGTGGTGGCCCTGGGCTCGCCCGGCGGGGACCAGCAGGACCAGTGGCAGCTGCTGTATCTGCTGCGCACCATCGTCGGCGGGTACACCCCGCAGCAGGCCATAGATGCCCCCGCCCTGCACACCACATCCATTCCCGGTTCGTTCTGGCCGCGGACATGGACGCCCTGCGGGGCAGTGGTGGAGGACCGGCTGGGGGAGGACGTGATTGCCGGGCTGGAAGCCCGCGGCCATGCGGTGACCCGTGCGGGGGACTGGGCGCTGGGCCGGCTGTCTGCGGTGGTACGCGAACCGGACTCGGGCCTGCTGCAGGCAGCCGCGAATCCGCGGGGAGCGCAGGGGTATGCCGCCGGGCGCTGA
- a CDS encoding ABC transporter substrate-binding protein codes for MRKTGVAAVLAAALFGVTGCSGGSPSSETETEASGDLVPIEVGVIPIVDVAPIYLGVEQGFFEDEGLELTLTPAQGGAAIVPAVTSGQMAFGFSNVTSMIVGKSKGLPIRMVAPGASTTGDVDADFASVMTLPGSGIEETADLAGKRVGVNTLNNISDSTISEAVKQAGGDYESIEFVEMQFPDMPAQLDAGNVDAIAAVEPFVTITEAQGAVPVFSNYAEPIKDLTVAVYFTSDQYAQENPETLDKFVRAMTASLEYADANPDEVRAVLPTYTSLEPDVIEQLTLPRYYGEINQDSLEEVMRISLDRGLIEEEPDLEALLPRSG; via the coding sequence ATGAGGAAAACCGGTGTAGCTGCGGTCCTGGCGGCGGCCTTATTCGGCGTTACGGGATGCAGCGGCGGTTCGCCGTCGTCCGAAACCGAGACTGAAGCCAGCGGGGACCTGGTGCCGATAGAAGTGGGGGTCATTCCCATCGTGGATGTGGCTCCGATCTATCTAGGGGTGGAGCAGGGCTTCTTCGAGGACGAAGGCCTGGAACTGACCCTGACGCCTGCACAGGGCGGGGCGGCAATTGTCCCGGCAGTCACCTCGGGGCAGATGGCGTTCGGCTTCTCCAATGTGACCTCCATGATCGTGGGCAAGTCCAAGGGTCTGCCCATCCGGATGGTGGCTCCGGGCGCCAGCACCACCGGCGATGTCGATGCGGACTTCGCGTCGGTGATGACGCTTCCGGGCAGCGGGATCGAGGAAACCGCGGATCTGGCAGGCAAGAGGGTGGGCGTGAATACGCTCAACAACATTTCAGACTCCACCATTTCCGAAGCAGTGAAGCAGGCCGGCGGCGACTACGAGAGCATCGAGTTTGTCGAAATGCAGTTTCCCGACATGCCGGCCCAGCTCGACGCCGGCAACGTGGACGCCATTGCCGCAGTGGAACCCTTTGTGACGATCACCGAGGCACAGGGCGCCGTTCCGGTGTTCTCCAACTACGCGGAGCCCATCAAGGACCTCACCGTGGCTGTTTATTTCACGTCGGACCAGTACGCGCAGGAGAACCCGGAGACACTGGACAAGTTTGTCCGTGCGATGACGGCATCGCTGGAATATGCCGATGCGAATCCTGACGAGGTTCGCGCCGTGCTGCCGACCTACACCTCGCTGGAACCCGACGTCATCGAGCAGCTGACCCTGCCGAGGTACTACGGCGAGATCAACCAGGATTCCCTGGAGGAGGTTATGCGCATCTCGCTCGACCGCGGCCTGATCGAGGAAGAACCTGATCTGGAAGCGCTCCTGCCCCGGTCCGGTTAG
- a CDS encoding YoaK family protein has protein sequence MKRLNAVPTERVHLWLMLALTFSTGVIDAVGYLGLDRVFTGNMTGNVVLLGMAFAEGGADLPILRPVLALIFFMLGAALAGRMLRRGPEGWSGRTTVSLMVVAGVITTLAVLTAVVDVQGSSLLGSITTSALAISMGIQAATAKRMKVAEITTVVVTSTITGLASDSRLAGGDSKHWVRRALAIALILLGAVAGAAALQVGLWLGLTISAVISIAVAVTGYVRHHRERSGAGVSA, from the coding sequence GTGAAACGACTCAACGCCGTACCTACCGAACGGGTGCATCTTTGGCTGATGCTGGCCCTGACCTTCTCCACCGGGGTGATCGACGCCGTCGGCTACTTGGGCCTTGACCGGGTCTTCACCGGAAATATGACGGGCAACGTGGTGCTGCTGGGCATGGCCTTTGCCGAAGGCGGTGCCGACCTGCCGATCCTGCGCCCTGTCCTGGCGCTGATCTTCTTCATGCTGGGTGCGGCCCTGGCCGGACGGATGCTGCGCAGGGGGCCGGAGGGCTGGTCCGGGCGGACCACTGTGTCGCTGATGGTGGTCGCCGGTGTCATCACCACATTGGCTGTCCTCACGGCGGTGGTGGATGTACAGGGCAGTTCCCTGTTGGGCAGCATCACGACGTCGGCTCTCGCCATCTCGATGGGCATCCAGGCCGCGACCGCCAAGCGGATGAAGGTCGCTGAGATCACCACAGTGGTGGTGACCTCAACCATCACGGGGCTCGCCTCGGATTCGCGCCTGGCCGGCGGGGACAGCAAGCACTGGGTCCGCCGTGCCCTCGCGATTGCCCTGATTCTGCTTGGAGCGGTAGCCGGCGCTGCTGCCCTGCAGGTCGGGCTCTGGCTGGGATTGACCATCTCGGCCGTTATCTCGATTGCGGTGGCCGTGACCGGTTACGTCCGCCACCACCGCGAGCGCAGTGGCGCAGGAGTCTCGGCGTAG
- a CDS encoding L-lactate dehydrogenase, translating into MANITTRPVTKLGIVGAGSVGTSLAYAAIIRDTARRIAIYDIDAVRAEAEGLDLAHGTQFTGANTVTGSGNVEDLAGSDVIVITAGARQQPGQSRLDLAGTNVRILEKLMPQLIAQAPDAVYILVTNPADVLAVAAQKIGGLPRNRIFSSGTVLDTSRLRLLLAREAHVLMTSVHATIIGEHGDSEFPVWSNASIGPVPIREWEISGRQVFTDEFLAAATNDVVNAAYQVIEGKGATNYAIGLAGVRIVEAVLNAENAVLPVAATLEGEYGISGVALSLPSVVGHNGVYKMLEMPLDDEEAGKLTASAETLRSTLDSLGI; encoded by the coding sequence ATGGCCAATATCACCACCCGGCCCGTCACCAAACTCGGAATCGTGGGAGCCGGAAGCGTCGGCACCTCGCTGGCTTACGCCGCCATCATCCGGGATACGGCCCGCCGCATCGCGATTTACGACATCGACGCCGTCCGGGCCGAAGCCGAAGGGCTGGACCTGGCTCACGGCACCCAGTTCACCGGCGCCAATACGGTCACCGGCAGCGGCAATGTCGAGGACCTGGCCGGCTCCGACGTCATCGTGATCACCGCGGGTGCCCGGCAGCAGCCGGGCCAGAGCAGGCTGGACCTGGCCGGCACCAACGTGCGCATCCTGGAGAAGCTGATGCCGCAGCTGATTGCCCAGGCGCCGGACGCGGTCTACATCCTGGTGACCAACCCTGCGGATGTGCTGGCCGTCGCTGCGCAGAAGATCGGCGGCCTGCCGCGCAACCGGATCTTCTCTTCCGGCACGGTGCTGGACACATCCCGCCTGCGGCTGCTGCTGGCCCGCGAAGCGCACGTGCTGATGACCAGCGTGCACGCGACCATCATCGGGGAACACGGCGACTCCGAGTTTCCGGTGTGGTCCAATGCGAGCATCGGCCCGGTCCCCATCCGGGAGTGGGAAATCAGTGGCCGGCAGGTATTCACCGACGAGTTCCTCGCCGCTGCCACGAACGACGTCGTCAATGCGGCCTATCAGGTGATCGAGGGCAAAGGTGCCACGAACTACGCGATCGGACTGGCCGGAGTGCGGATAGTCGAGGCAGTGCTGAATGCCGAAAACGCGGTCCTGCCGGTGGCGGCAACACTCGAGGGGGAGTACGGGATCAGCGGCGTCGCGTTGTCCCTTCCCTCCGTCGTGGGCCATAACGGCGTCTACAAGATGCTGGAGATGCCCCTGGACGACGAGGAGGCAGGGAAGCTGACAGCGTCCGCCGAAACCCTGCGCAGCACGCTGGACTCCCTGGGGATCTAG